From Bdellovibrio svalbardensis, one genomic window encodes:
- a CDS encoding TetR/AcrR family transcriptional regulator, which produces MLQIIEVAVELIARDGYAALDFADLAKKCKITRPLIHHYFAKKEQLFSSLVQYVGIEHQKYIIAALSKNEKSGRSLLRAYLRSNMTWPKERRSHSRVWMHYLALSASQNEARRENTLSVDHGAQRIWEILQIGARNNEWASEKLLEKARTLQIVLSGAVISLITEERTDEEAQFLLQIVLGQAELILGTKIE; this is translated from the coding sequence GTGTTGCAGATTATTGAAGTGGCGGTTGAGCTGATCGCTAGAGATGGTTACGCAGCCCTTGATTTCGCGGATCTTGCTAAGAAATGCAAGATAACGCGGCCTCTGATTCATCACTACTTCGCTAAGAAAGAACAGCTATTTTCCTCCTTGGTTCAGTATGTGGGGATTGAACATCAAAAATATATTATCGCGGCTTTGTCTAAAAATGAAAAGTCAGGTCGAAGTCTTTTGCGGGCATACCTTCGCAGCAATATGACTTGGCCTAAAGAGCGCAGGTCTCACTCCCGGGTATGGATGCACTATCTGGCGCTCAGTGCATCACAGAATGAGGCGCGACGTGAGAACACTCTTTCAGTGGATCATGGGGCTCAGCGTATCTGGGAAATTTTGCAGATAGGGGCAAGGAACAATGAGTGGGCTTCTGAAAAATTGCTGGAAAAGGCTCGGACCCTGCAGATAGTTCTGTCCGGAGCTGTTATCAGTCTAATTACTGAAGAACGTACGGATGAAGAAGCGCAATTCCTGCTGCAAATCGTTTTAGGCCAGGCCGAACTGATATTGGGTACAAAAATTGAATAG
- a CDS encoding HNH endonuclease family protein, translating to MNFMRGMKIQVKYVVVLSTLLFSLVARTQEASPGSSTQAPTAQTQAPLYQQYYTVNEAETEKVTVPTKKATFSMAADLSPEHLLQSAQVVVVNLLKWLLHDEPLSIPQEKYLRKLHFGRWINDPTDDTCMNTRARVLVRDSQVDVTYRGPRQCSVEAGKWQDPYAGQEVTEAKAIQIDHMVPLKNAYLSGAWEWDYKTRCLYANYMNFKPHLVSSGAHENMSKSDKGPEGYLPPNENFRCEYIRNWVAVKAIWHLRMNPVEVQAIYDAVKQYNCNLNSFKMSLDGLAKQREFIEANLNFCIVNKR from the coding sequence ATGAATTTCATGAGGGGAATGAAAATTCAGGTAAAATACGTTGTGGTTTTATCCACACTATTGTTCAGCCTTGTTGCGCGCACGCAGGAAGCCTCTCCAGGTTCTTCCACGCAAGCTCCGACAGCACAAACACAAGCTCCTCTTTATCAGCAGTACTATACTGTCAATGAGGCTGAGACCGAAAAAGTAACGGTCCCAACAAAAAAAGCCACTTTCTCGATGGCCGCGGATCTTTCCCCAGAACACCTTCTGCAATCGGCACAGGTTGTTGTCGTCAATCTGCTTAAATGGCTTTTGCACGACGAGCCTCTCTCTATTCCTCAAGAAAAATACCTTCGCAAACTTCACTTCGGACGCTGGATCAATGATCCAACGGATGACACCTGCATGAACACTCGCGCGCGAGTTCTTGTTCGTGATAGCCAAGTCGATGTGACTTACAGGGGGCCTCGCCAGTGCTCTGTGGAGGCTGGAAAATGGCAAGATCCATATGCTGGACAAGAAGTCACCGAAGCAAAAGCCATACAAATTGACCATATGGTCCCGCTGAAAAACGCTTATCTATCTGGCGCTTGGGAGTGGGATTATAAAACTCGCTGCCTCTATGCGAACTATATGAACTTCAAGCCGCATTTGGTTTCATCTGGCGCGCATGAGAACATGTCGAAGAGTGACAAAGGTCCGGAAGGATATCTTCCACCAAATGAAAACTTCCGCTGCGAATACATTCGCAATTGGGTCGCGGTAAAAGCGATCTGGCACCTAAGAATGAATCCTGTGGAAGTACAAGCTATTTACGACGCCGTTAAGCAATACAACTGCAACCTCAACTCTTTCAAAATGAGCCTTGATGGTCTTGCTAAACAGCGCGAATTTATCGAAGCGAATTTGAACTTCTGCATCGTCAACAAAAGATGA
- a CDS encoding RluA family pseudouridine synthase, whose amino-acid sequence MIFKILFEDEFFIVAEKPAGLPSQPTVDKKRPDFFTLLKKQLQEERGKEFYLALHHRLDRDTSGVMIFAKNKEANEPLAELFKNHQIQKTYICFTQPRKCPDFWEEQNFLAEVRDPVLKKMKMKSVRSGGQKAHTEFQLLERLKKGLMVQARPLSGRMHQIRVHLSENHMGIFGDDIYPCLKIPQAPRLMLHAFSLEFIHPFTREKVLVEAPLPADMEEFKLSLS is encoded by the coding sequence ATGATCTTCAAGATTCTCTTTGAGGATGAGTTCTTTATCGTCGCGGAAAAACCCGCCGGACTCCCCTCTCAACCTACTGTTGATAAAAAGAGACCTGATTTCTTCACACTCCTAAAAAAACAACTTCAAGAAGAGCGCGGTAAAGAATTTTACCTGGCTCTTCATCATCGTCTGGACCGTGACACCTCGGGTGTGATGATTTTTGCCAAGAACAAAGAGGCCAATGAACCCTTGGCTGAACTTTTTAAAAATCACCAAATCCAGAAAACTTATATTTGCTTTACTCAACCGCGAAAATGTCCCGATTTCTGGGAAGAGCAAAACTTCTTAGCTGAAGTTCGCGACCCGGTATTGAAGAAAATGAAGATGAAGTCCGTCCGCTCCGGCGGTCAAAAAGCTCACACCGAGTTCCAACTTCTGGAAAGACTCAAAAAAGGTCTGATGGTCCAAGCCCGCCCTCTTTCAGGGCGCATGCACCAGATTCGTGTTCATTTATCTGAAAATCACATGGGAATATTTGGTGATGACATCTATCCTTGCTTAAAAATTCCGCAGGCTCCGCGACTAATGCTGCACGCGTTCAGCCTGGAGTTCATCCACCCTTTCACTCGAGAAAAAGTCCTTGTGGAGGCTCCGCTACCGGCCGATATGGAAGAGTTTAAACTCTCTTTATCTTAA
- a CDS encoding recombinase family protein gives MAHLSRKKTRLIEYIEFQNKREANWGTLVDIYCDEGKSAKNMKGRPEFLRLLNDIKLGKIDLIIATELSRLNRNIKDFCEVWDLLKKHKASFVTLREQFDTTTASGEMMVFNLINYAQYERMQTSERIAANWLSRSKRGLFNGGTIPLGYDRNPKNKGELVVNQDEASAVQKIFATFLEKETLRKTQVALIEQGIFNKKFTNKHGIERGGKIFTVDTLQSLLTNKTYLGLKEVKHKDGAIETIKAVWPAIISEESFNKVQERLSKNKNRYKPETWKKYPFPLTKLVQCGECGKSLGGKSGTGRTEKHFYYGHPQLKNPLAKDHAHQCQVKNVRAPRLEEIVIKSLKALLSDSSLIAKWIEIYQSKTTSDLPELHAQTKKLDQEILTTSKRISNLVQRIADLPAEVPAEAFYEQIKQMTQKLNDLKLAKETLKTKELDLRAQEIDQKGFTAKIQQVLANLQQAPKELQRPVLTNLVKFIEIHPTKIKMGLYAPVKEEPLKATGTEGTPSTATVAADFGHKKSRLESQLLYLNSSTRVGSSTVGNGAPGRT, from the coding sequence ATGGCTCACTTGTCTCGCAAAAAAACTCGCTTAATAGAATACATTGAATTTCAAAACAAAAGAGAAGCCAACTGGGGAACCTTGGTTGATATTTACTGTGACGAAGGAAAATCCGCCAAGAACATGAAGGGGCGCCCTGAGTTCCTACGTTTACTTAATGACATTAAACTCGGAAAAATTGATCTCATCATCGCGACAGAGTTGTCTCGCCTTAATCGCAATATCAAAGACTTTTGTGAGGTCTGGGATCTTTTAAAAAAGCACAAAGCAAGCTTCGTCACTTTACGCGAGCAGTTTGATACAACAACTGCCAGTGGCGAGATGATGGTCTTTAATCTTATCAACTATGCCCAGTACGAGCGCATGCAAACGTCTGAACGGATCGCAGCTAATTGGTTGTCTCGATCTAAGCGTGGACTTTTTAATGGCGGGACAATTCCATTAGGCTATGATCGTAATCCCAAAAACAAAGGTGAACTTGTTGTCAATCAAGATGAAGCAAGTGCTGTTCAGAAAATATTTGCGACCTTTTTGGAAAAAGAAACTCTCCGTAAAACCCAAGTCGCATTGATCGAGCAAGGGATCTTCAACAAGAAGTTCACGAACAAGCATGGCATCGAAAGAGGCGGCAAAATCTTTACTGTCGACACATTACAATCTCTTTTAACCAACAAAACGTATCTGGGTCTTAAAGAAGTAAAACACAAAGACGGTGCTATAGAGACGATAAAAGCCGTCTGGCCGGCAATCATCAGCGAAGAATCATTCAATAAGGTTCAAGAACGCCTAAGTAAAAACAAGAATAGATACAAGCCCGAGACTTGGAAGAAGTATCCATTCCCACTCACCAAGCTTGTTCAATGTGGTGAATGCGGAAAATCTCTCGGTGGAAAGTCCGGCACTGGCCGAACTGAAAAACACTTTTACTATGGTCATCCTCAACTAAAGAATCCTTTAGCAAAGGATCACGCCCATCAATGCCAAGTGAAGAATGTCAGAGCGCCAAGACTTGAAGAGATCGTCATTAAGTCTTTAAAGGCCTTGTTAAGCGATTCAAGCCTCATTGCAAAGTGGATCGAGATTTACCAATCAAAGACCACAAGCGACTTGCCAGAGCTTCATGCGCAAACCAAAAAGCTAGATCAAGAAATACTGACGACCTCAAAACGCATTAGCAACTTAGTGCAAAGAATCGCGGACCTTCCCGCTGAGGTTCCAGCGGAAGCTTTTTATGAACAAATCAAACAGATGACTCAAAAGTTGAACGATTTGAAGCTTGCTAAGGAAACTCTAAAAACCAAAGAACTGGATTTACGCGCTCAAGAAATCGACCAGAAGGGTTTCACCGCTAAAATCCAACAAGTTTTGGCGAATTTACAACAAGCCCCTAAAGAGCTTCAAAGGCCGGTCCTTACAAATCTGGTGAAATTCATAGAAATCCACCCAACTAAGATCAAAATGGGTCTGTATGCGCCGGTAAAAGAAGAACCTTTGAAAGCAACCGGAACCGAAGGAACTCCATCCACCGCCACAGTGGCGGCAGATTTTGGACATAAAAAAAGCCGACTCGAAAGTCAGCTTTTGTATCTCAACAGCTCAACCCGTGTGGGTTCGAGTACTGTTGGAAATGGTGCCCCGGGCCGGACTTGA
- a CDS encoding TolC family protein, whose translation MKLRSLAALLIVAPSSAFAMNLQEYLKAVQSKNKTVQAYSVQKEAADLRKEAGDISLVPILSANAYYIDDKSPLSQFVSLGAKESKVNGYSLGLQKDFSTGTSVGLSAEAADYDNPGVLLGQTPALNRFGTGSLGVSLSQSLWKDFFGNATRLRWQTEEVATAAEKGRFDLQGKNLLVNAEVAYWDYLYAIENLKISRDSLERAKRIESWTRRRVNDGISERAELLQTQALVSTRQLLLIAVEDDLAAAKQSLRDYLELGSTETLPEMTGDISKARTLSSMVDGDKGRVLQLDAYLSSLEAKASALSSLQVEDSYRPDLVLAGSYNTHSIEENMPKAVANWTNTDRPTAKVSLNFIYTFDTDVKNAARNISKKNALSAKLVSERKFLESESSWVEINRRYSELTRRIEAADQVMRLQDDRAKAEADLFNKGRSVTNNVVNAEEDAGLAKLNLVRLKSEQRKMEAQGRLFVAIEEK comes from the coding sequence ATGAAGTTAAGATCTCTAGCGGCCCTGTTGATCGTGGCCCCCTCCAGCGCATTCGCAATGAATTTGCAGGAGTATCTCAAAGCAGTTCAAAGTAAGAATAAAACAGTTCAAGCTTATAGTGTTCAAAAAGAAGCGGCGGATTTGCGCAAAGAAGCTGGTGATATCAGTTTGGTTCCTATCCTTAGCGCAAATGCCTATTACATCGATGATAAAAGCCCTTTGAGTCAGTTTGTTTCTTTGGGCGCCAAAGAAAGCAAAGTGAATGGTTACTCGTTGGGTTTGCAAAAGGACTTCTCAACCGGAACGTCTGTGGGCCTTTCTGCAGAAGCGGCAGATTATGACAATCCTGGTGTTTTGCTAGGGCAAACCCCGGCTTTGAATAGATTTGGCACGGGTTCATTGGGAGTGTCTTTATCGCAGTCTTTATGGAAAGACTTTTTCGGAAATGCCACGCGCCTTCGCTGGCAAACTGAAGAAGTAGCAACAGCAGCAGAAAAAGGGCGCTTTGATTTACAGGGAAAAAATCTTTTGGTGAATGCCGAAGTTGCTTACTGGGATTATCTCTATGCCATTGAGAATCTCAAAATCAGTCGTGATTCCTTGGAGCGTGCCAAGCGCATCGAGTCTTGGACTCGTCGCCGTGTGAACGATGGTATTAGTGAACGAGCGGAGCTCCTGCAAACTCAGGCGCTAGTTTCAACGCGGCAGTTGTTATTGATTGCGGTTGAAGATGACTTGGCTGCTGCGAAGCAGTCATTGCGTGACTATCTTGAGTTGGGATCCACAGAAACTCTGCCGGAGATGACGGGGGATATTTCTAAGGCCCGCACTTTGAGTTCCATGGTTGATGGCGACAAGGGAAGAGTTCTGCAATTGGACGCCTACCTCTCAAGTCTAGAAGCCAAAGCCAGTGCCTTGAGTTCTCTACAGGTCGAAGATTCGTATCGTCCAGACTTGGTCTTGGCGGGCTCTTATAATACTCACTCCATTGAAGAAAATATGCCCAAAGCGGTTGCCAACTGGACGAATACAGATCGTCCAACAGCGAAGGTGTCTTTAAACTTCATTTATACATTTGATACCGACGTGAAAAATGCCGCTCGCAATATTTCCAAAAAGAACGCTTTGTCTGCAAAGCTGGTCAGCGAAAGAAAGTTTCTAGAGAGTGAAAGTTCTTGGGTGGAAATCAATCGTCGCTATTCTGAGCTCACAAGGCGCATAGAGGCAGCGGATCAGGTCATGAGACTTCAGGATGATCGCGCGAAAGCAGAGGCTGATTTATTCAACAAAGGTCGCTCTGTTACTAATAACGTCGTCAATGCTGAAGAAGATGCTGGATTGGCGAAGTTGAATCTTGTTCGCTTAAAATCAGAACAAAGAAAGATGGAGGCTCAAGGTCGATTGTTTGTCGCCATTGAGGAAAAATAA